TACATTTATGCAAAATTCAAAGATTCTCCCATATCTAGACGTGTATCCAGCCATTATACAAAATCCCCAGACTGTTATACAGTTATTATAAGATTTTGTTAATAATTATACATTTTAGTTGAAAGCAATATGCCGATTTAACGACGCACATACTTTTCAAAACGGTAATCATACACATTCTTCTCATCGCGAACGCCTGGCGTGCTTTGCTCCAATTGCCATGCCGACCAATCCACCTTAGGGAAAAATGTGTTTCCATCAAATTCATGCTCAATCTGCGTCACGAGCAACACATCCGCCTGTGGTAAAAACAACTCATAAATTTGCGAGCCGCCGATGATCATTAGCTCGTCACCACCAACAAGCTGTAATGCCTGCTCAACTGTATGCACCACTTCAGCGCCTTCTACCACCAACTCCTGATCGCGCGTTAGTACAATATTGCGGCGATTAGGCAGTGGCTTAC
The DNA window shown above is from Paenibacillus sp. JQZ6Y-1 and carries:
- a CDS encoding dihydrofolate reductase, whose product is MTMTLIWAQGKHGVIGKNNDMPWKLPADMAYFKQQTQHKTIVMGRKTWESFGSKPLPNRRNIVLTRDQELVVEGAEVVHTVEQALQLVGGDELMIIGGSQIYELFLPQADVLLVTQIEHEFDGNTFFPKVDWSAWQLEQSTPGVRDEKNVYDYRFEKYVRR